The following proteins are encoded in a genomic region of Sparus aurata chromosome 23, fSpaAur1.1, whole genome shotgun sequence:
- the angptl6 gene encoding LOW QUALITY PROTEIN: angiopoietin-related protein 6 (The sequence of the model RefSeq protein was modified relative to this genomic sequence to represent the inferred CDS: inserted 1 base in 1 codon) — protein sequence MIETQKPNTFMEKTLTLGLTLFLTLCLDGAAAGGRKDGENNQKRSSRSSDTKGGRCSYTFIVPQQKLTGALCLSTQPAATNHSEVAALRVELARQQEQLEKLRGQLEQEGSLAMEVRALRKESSSMNSRIAQLYAQLLHEVIQKKDQAVEQRRVENLLLNATTQALQVSSNYRELEKKYGALTSMMSSQNQFIARLEKQCQCRDSIQSTLVTTEPPKSPPNVHPNYSSAASEMTNDVQRDQSAPSTPQQQEKPAHSVPTTTAHTPTDPPFISFPVTKTPGPWRDCQHVMESGETTSGIYLLRPQSANRLLQAWCEQSRAQGGWTVIQRRQDGSVNFFRTWEQYKQGFGNLDGEYWLGLEHLYWMXKQATYKLRVALEDWQGRQVFAEYDSFHLEPESDWYRLRLGQYQGTAGDSLSWHNNKAFTTLDRDKDSYTGNCAHFQKGGWWYHMCAHSNLNGVWYRGGHYRSRYQDGVYWAEFHGGSYSLKRVTMMIKPT from the exons ATG atTGAAACTCAGAAGCCGAACACCTTCATGGAGAAGACACTGACACTAGGTCTGACTCTTTTCTTGACTCTTTGTCTGGAcggagctgcagctggaggacggAAGGATGGAGAGAACAATCAGAAACGTTCATCGCGATCCTCAGACACTAAAGGTGGCCGCTGCTCCTACACCTTCATCGTTCCGCAGCAGAAACTGACAGGAGCGCTGTGTTTGAGCACGCAGCCTGCTGCCACCAACCACTCGGAGGTGGCGGCGCTGCGGGTGGAGCTCGCgcggcagcaggagcagctggagaagCTCCGTGGCCAACTGGAGCAGGAGGGGTCCCTCGCCATGGAGGTCAGAGCCCTGCGCaaggagagcagcagcatgAATTCTCGCATCGCCCAGCTGTACGCCCAGCTGCTGCATGAAGTCATACAGAAGAAAGACCAGGCTGTGGAGCAGCGAAGGGTGGAGAACCTCCTGCTGAATGCCACcacacag GCACTGCAGGTGTCCAGTAACTACAGGGAGCTGGAGAAGAAATACGGAGCCCTCACCTCCATGATGAGCTCCCAGAACCAGTTTATTGCTCGTCTGGAGAAGCAGTGCCAGTGCAGGGACTCCATCCAGTCCACCCTG GTGACGACTGAACCACCGAAAAGCCCGCCTAATGTGCATCCTAATTACAGCTCCGCAGCCAGCGAAATGACCAATGACGTTCAAAGGGACCAAAGCGCTCCATCAACACCGCAGCAGCAAGAAAAACCAGCTCATTCTGTCCCCACCACGACAGCCCACACTCCTACTGACCCTCCTTTCATTAGCTTCCCCGTCACAAAGACTCCAG GGCCGTGGCGGGACTGCCAGCATGTTATGGAATCAGGTGAGACCACCAGCGGGATCTACCTGCTCCGCCCGCAGAGCGCCAACCGCCTCCTGCAGGCCTGGTGCGAGCAGAGTCGGGCTCAGGGAGGCTGGACGGTCATCCAGAGGAGGCAGGACGGGTCGGTCAACTTCTTCAGGACTTGGGAGCAGTACAAG CAAGGCTTCGGGAACCTTGACGGGGAGTACTGGCTCGGCCTGGAACACCTCTACTGGA ACAAACAGGCCACGTATAAGCTCCGGGTGGCTCTGGAGGACTGGCAGGGCCGGCAGGTGTTCGCAGAGTACGACAGCTTCCACCTGGAGCCGGAGAGCGACTGGTACCGACTGCGGTTGGGACAGTACCAAGGCACGGCAGGAGACTCCCTGTCGTGGCACAACAACAAGGCCTTCACCACTCTGGACCGAGACAAGGACAGCTACACAG GTAACTGCGCACATTTCCAAAAAGGAGGCTGGTGGTACCACATGTGTGCCCACTCCAATCTGAACGGGGTGTGGTACCGGGGTGGACACTATCGCAGCCGCTACCAGGACGGGGTCTACTGGGCGGAGTTCCACGGAGGATCCTACTCCCTCAAACGAGTGACCATGATGATCAAACCCACATAA